The Spinacia oleracea cultivar Varoflay chromosome 2, BTI_SOV_V1, whole genome shotgun sequence DNA segment tggaaggtcctacatccgcatcctccccaccccattgacatccctagttCCCGACTAGTAAGCATGGTATGATCCTACTATTTTGTGTTCACCATATTAATGACATAAATTGTGTGTACAATAAGTAATTTAGAATGACTACATGAAAAATAGCATTTGCCTGTTGCCAACACCAACAAAAGATGAGATGAAAATAAAACTTGCTTGGATGTCATATCCTTAGCTTCCCGGATTTTATTACAATAGTAGATGTATCCTTAGGATGCAGGAGTTTCCTTATTGgataaaacaacaacaaataacAGAAACAACAAATTACAAGAACAACCATTATTGATAGGATCTGGCCTTTCCTTATTGCTTAATTGTGCTAAAACGAACATCAGCTGCTTGCTTGGCAGTTTTCATGTTTACCAACTACACTTTCATATCTGTTTCACTGTTGAAGGGTAATGGTCCCATTGGTTTGGTTGCTTCTAAAAGTTCCTCCAACGATATCTTTGGCTTTGACAGCTGCAGTGGAATCACTTGCCTTCCATAGTTTTCAGGGTTTGGGCAGTACTCCTGGAAATTATTCACAGAATGTTAATATTATTAAggttgcgttctattcacctgattttcacttatttttcctgaacttattttatctgaacttagctgaacttattagaacttatcaaaacttattttagttataaattgtacttggtcaacccttgtttttcctgaacttatcttatctgaacttaactgaacttatctgaacttatttttcctgaaataagtggctACTTACTTGATCCGCATGCATTTTCTTCACAAATGTCTTGAATAGCCAAAAGTTCCCTCCATCAATAAGCTGATTAGACAAACGAAGATATGTCAAGCCATACATCTTCAGTTTTGGCGGACCATCTCTATTCACCCCATTTGGCCTAGCATTCAGCAGCATCTGATCATACGCATTGGCATCATATCTAGGAAGTGCATTTTCCCCTGCTACCTCTATATTTTCTCTCCAGCATCCACTTAACACCTGCAATTACTCGGATTTGTCAATTCTGAGGTAAGGAATTTTACTGGACTCTGAAACTGTCATACTACGTATGTTTATGCAGCAACAAAATGGTATTGACAGAGGTTAAACATGTAGTATATGTTTCAATTGATGATCTTGTTGTAGTCTGTAAGTTCCTTGGAAGTTTCTTATGATCAGAATGTCTGTTGAAAGCTTATATTTTCAATCTGTATTGGTAATATTCCATGCAAAATCATGTCAAGCGCGCATTTATGTCCTGACCTGTTTGACAAGCTCTTGTGGAGCACTTTCAGCATAACCAGGTTGTTCATAGTCCTTCATCTCAAGACAAGTGAAATCTAAAACCCCATAGTGCCGAGAAAGCATCCTTGATATTGGCCGATACCCATCTCTGTCATACAAGTTGTAGTATCCTGCAGTAAGCTCAGCAGCATGACTTTCATCATTGTACCACCAATGTAATCCAGAAACCTGCACATCAACAAGGAAAAAAAGCCATTTGTCAGTTGCCATTGATCTTAGCCAGATGTTCCTATATGGCTATATTACTAACTTTAGCTGCTATCTTGACTTTGCAGCCACAAAAGGCTTTAGTTGCTTCTTCCAGAATCTGGTCACCATGGATCAATAACTTGTTGGAGTACCAAGTCAAGAAGAATTTTCCACTTTCTGTAACGTAAGTTCCATTGTTCCTGAAAAACTCTGTTCCATCTGGTCTATCATTATACTGTCCTGCATTCTGTGGCAATTCCCACTCGGGATGGCCAGCATCAGTTGCAGCCTTCTTAAAATCTTCTCTAAGATATTTGTCATAGCACTGCAAAGTAAATAATTTGAAACTTGGTTAACTATACTATAGTGTTGAAGCATTTAATAATACATCATCCACTTCATGTAGGCATATCTGATAATTACCTGAAATTCCCCTATTCCTGGGAAGTTCCATCCTTGATTTTGTGGATAAGAAGGATATCGTAGTTCTCCAGCAGGGCCGAGACCTACTTCAATGTCAACTATTGTGCCAGCATCTAGGAAATCTGACATATTCTCTCTGAAGCTCTTCATGAAATCACTATATATCTGTCAAATTATATAACAAGAAATCAATTAGTACCCTTTTTCTCCTAGTTCTTTTTGGATATTCGGAATATATTATATAGTTACCTGAACAGGAGTCCTCCCACCAAGGATAGGTTCGTTATCAATACCAAGAGTAAGGTACTCTTTGTTCCTGGTACCCCTTCTGTTAGTATAGAAGATATCGGGATTTCCATCTCCATCCTGAAGTACCCATTGAGGAAGTGGTATGTAAACAGCATCTCCAACATTCCCTCCACATTGGTGGAATGACATTATTGCTTGTATTTTCAGACCACAATCCTTAATGGCCTGAAATAAGCTCCTGTATGCCTTCCAATCGTATTGTTTAGGTCCTTTTGCTTCTATTATTCCCCACCACACATCCACCATGACTCCGTCAACTTCTGCTTCCTTCAGCTTGTATAGTTGTCGCTTGATGTCATCCTGGTTCTGAAAGTTGTTGTCTGGCGTAACAACTCCCAACTGTTTCCAATAATAAAATAGTTTATTGTGTGAAATAAATAAGGATATGAGAGTGCAAATCTACGAAGGCTTACTGGTAACATTGCATAAACGGGCACATAGTTCAGCAACATCTTTGCCATTTCGCTGACTTAAGTTGGAACCTGCATAAAATAAacagaagaaaagaacattaattatGATTTAACACTTGTAAGCTACTAAACATGGTTAAGCATAGGATCTATACTGCACATAATTGGCATTAAGATATCTATGAAACACGATGAAAAGGTAGATTATCTTACAAATCACGACAATCTTGATTACTGGTAGATCCTCTTTTCAGGTGCTATCTCTCTCTGAAATGGTTTagtttttgttttggatttcAATTCAAGTGAAGTATATTTATACTCAACTTCTCTGTAAGCTGTTACAGAAACAGCCAAGTTAAATATGGGGAAATTGCTAAGATTGAAAAACTAACACATGCTTTCTGTTCACCACCACATTCTTGATTAGGCCACCTCTAGTTGTGTGTGACCGGTCATAAGCTGCTTTTTATGATCATTTCATCAGCCGGCAATAACAAATTAACCATCCGAATCACAGACTGTTGCGAATTGGTCCTACTGAATGAATGCACAATATTGTCAGAATGTCGAGAATCAGGCACGGTAGTAAAGGTGAAATGATGAGTCCAAGTAATGTAATTTTCCAAGTAGAAACTACTAGCATCCAAGCAAGAATCGCGACCTTCTAGACTCTGATCACATTTCATCCATTATATATTGTAATTGTTAGATTAAAATCCAAAGTTTCAGGATGTGAATCACTGAAATATTACTGTTTGTTTATCCTTTGAATATCAGCTCTTCTGTTGGCTGCAAAGTGGTTCCTCCCCTCAGCAGCTTCTTTTTCTGTTCAAGTAACAAGAAGCTGTTATGAGGATAACAGAATTGGTTTTCTATATTTATATTGTAGATCACACATCTCGTCTTATCCTTTTCTGTCAGAATTGGACCCTTGAATAATTTGACATATTTGTTGAATAATTTGATTATTTCTTCTAAGTGTTTCCTCTTCACCTTAGAAAAAACAAGTTCAGGTTTTAACAAGTTCAGAATTTGCTCTATTAGGtcaataagtttcaatcaaATCTTAAAATTTACTGTTTCAAGTTTACTCTCTTGCAATAAGGTATGATTAAGCCCAATAAATTTCAATTAGATTTAATCGGTCCCaacaagttcaaataagttcaccTCAGCAAAGTTTATATATCATCCGTCAAAAAGAACACCCCTTATATGGGGTTGTCTTTAACTATTTGAAATAtgatatatactccgtattgtcAACTTGCAACtttggttttatttttattttatcaacATTTAAATATTGATTAATAATGGGgaacaaataattcatataGGAACGGGACTAATGAGAGCCTAATTTTTAATACCTTTTGAATTACGAGTTAAAAACTAAAATATATGGAAGTACATGAAAATTATGTGGCACCAAAATTTTGAGTACACCGGACCaagaattaaaatttcaaaacatctTGAACCACGGTACGAATTTGTTTTGCTTAGATTGGACACTGTATATCGAGTATAATCTAGACTTTGACAGAACAGTAATACATACATAACCTGACATGCTCATTAACAAGATCAAACCAAGATAAAAACAATACATTGTGTGCAATAACCTTTTTACGTACATGCTTAAGTTACtcattactccctccatccttAAAAATTTAGCCATATTTCTTTTTTAGATATCCTTTTAAGTTTTTCCTGTAGGAAAATCGTCTAgggatggaggaagtatatactcCGGATTAAGTAAGTTTTCAAGCGATCATATTAACCTTTTGTGTGTTAAAAACCAAGTGCAACTTCAACATTGAATTACTACCTCTTGCAACAAATAATTCGTAGATAACTTACGCATACCAAGTACAAAAATGAAATTAACAGGTGCACCAGAGATTTTGAGTACTACATCTAGATCCAATGCGtacaaatttaaaattaataactatTGTAGTATATAGCACGAGGAATCCCACAAAAATACACATTCCTCCGATCTCCTCCATATAATTGTTAGAACTTAGATCACTCTACCTCCTTTCACAATCCTTTTCCCTAAAGTCACATTTTTGCTTTTACAAATTATATTAAaatgatgataataataataataataattaggaTTTAATTTCACTAAGAATTACTGACC contains these protein-coding regions:
- the LOC110787935 gene encoding beta-amylase, whose protein sequence is MAKMLLNYVPVYAMLPLGVVTPDNNFQNQDDIKRQLYKLKEAEVDGVMVDVWWGIIEAKGPKQYDWKAYRSLFQAIKDCGLKIQAIMSFHQCGGNVGDAVYIPLPQWVLQDGDGNPDIFYTNRRGTRNKEYLTLGIDNEPILGGRTPVQIYSDFMKSFRENMSDFLDAGTIVDIEVGLGPAGELRYPSYPQNQGWNFPGIGEFQCYDKYLREDFKKAATDAGHPEWELPQNAGQYNDRPDGTEFFRNNGTYVTESGKFFLTWYSNKLLIHGDQILEEATKAFCGCKVKIAAKVSGLHWWYNDESHAAELTAGYYNLYDRDGYRPISRMLSRHYGVLDFTCLEMKDYEQPGYAESAPQELVKQVLSGCWRENIEVAGENALPRYDANAYDQMLLNARPNGVNRDGPPKLKMYGLTYLRLSNQLIDGGNFWLFKTFVKKMHADQEYCPNPENYGRQVIPLQLSKPKISLEELLEATKPMGPLPFNSETDMKV